In Rhodohalobacter barkolensis, the following proteins share a genomic window:
- a CDS encoding alkaline phosphatase, with translation MSKKGFSRLEFLKAGAMSTAALGTGALGRTFQKPDTKKSSFGDAKNVIFLVVDGMSAGTLALADLLKQRQYGEKTNWIKLYESDREYHRGLMDMASLNSVVTGSAAAASSWGSGNRINNGALNTGPKGEEYKTICEIFRDAGKATGLVTSARITHATPSGFGINMPSRGQEDEIAEQYAERGYDLLMGGGARHFSADSRDDGKDLYSVFEQNGYTVARSKTEMNRATRNSKLLGLFYDSHLPYMVDHNTLPELQERVPTLAEMTKTALDRLNRNQDGFILQVEGGRVDHAAHGNDPAGLIYDQIAFDDTIKEVMDFTDGRDDTLVILTTDHGNANPGLSGLGSGYGDSPAMLDTIQDYRHSFEWMYSEMGYHWSDDSLKGVTVKDIMDHVEYAMNTKITREQGLMLKQAFQGTFRSPFQNRQQPSGVLSGVLANYNGINFISTSHTADYVEIAAWGPGSDRIPTFVRNTALFDLMVDMADVRAYAAG, from the coding sequence ATGAGTAAAAAAGGATTTAGCCGATTAGAATTTTTGAAAGCCGGGGCCATGTCTACCGCTGCATTGGGAACCGGGGCACTCGGACGAACATTTCAAAAACCGGATACAAAAAAATCATCCTTTGGGGATGCAAAAAATGTCATCTTTCTGGTTGTGGATGGGATGAGCGCGGGTACCCTGGCACTGGCCGACCTGCTAAAACAGCGGCAGTACGGAGAAAAAACCAATTGGATTAAACTGTATGAGTCTGACCGTGAGTATCATCGCGGGCTGATGGATATGGCATCATTGAACTCTGTAGTAACCGGATCAGCCGCGGCAGCATCATCATGGGGAAGCGGTAACCGAATTAACAATGGAGCCTTAAATACAGGACCCAAAGGCGAAGAGTATAAAACGATTTGTGAAATATTCCGTGATGCGGGTAAGGCAACCGGATTGGTAACCTCAGCGCGTATAACCCACGCCACTCCTTCAGGATTTGGAATTAATATGCCGTCGCGAGGCCAGGAGGATGAAATTGCTGAGCAGTATGCAGAGCGGGGATATGATCTGCTGATGGGTGGAGGCGCCCGTCACTTTTCGGCAGATAGCCGGGACGACGGAAAGGACCTCTACTCTGTCTTTGAGCAGAACGGTTACACGGTGGCCAGAAGTAAGACAGAGATGAATCGCGCTACCAGGAACAGTAAACTTCTGGGCCTGTTTTACGACTCTCACCTTCCATACATGGTTGATCACAATACACTGCCTGAACTTCAGGAGAGGGTTCCCACGCTCGCCGAGATGACAAAAACAGCATTGGACAGATTGAACAGAAACCAGGATGGATTTATTCTTCAGGTTGAAGGTGGACGGGTGGATCACGCCGCACACGGTAATGACCCTGCCGGACTGATTTATGATCAGATCGCTTTTGATGACACCATCAAAGAAGTGATGGATTTTACCGATGGCCGTGATGATACACTGGTTATTCTGACGACAGATCATGGTAATGCAAATCCCGGACTGAGCGGGCTTGGCTCCGGTTACGGTGACTCACCTGCCATGCTGGATACGATTCAGGATTACCGCCACAGTTTTGAGTGGATGTACAGTGAGATGGGTTATCACTGGTCGGATGATTCACTTAAAGGTGTTACTGTAAAGGATATTATGGACCACGTGGAGTACGCTATGAACACCAAAATTACCCGGGAACAGGGATTGATGCTGAAACAGGCTTTTCAGGGAACATTCCGCTCACCGTTCCAGAATCGTCAGCAGCCATCGGGTGTGTTGTCGGGTGTGCTGGCCAACTACAACGGAATCAATTTTATCAGTACGAGTCACACTGCCGATTATGTAGAGATAGCTGCCTGGGGCCCCGGAAGTGATCGAATCCCTACATTCGTACGAAACACCGCCCTCTTCGACCTGATGGTAGATATGGCCGATGTGCGTGCCTACGCCGCAGGGTAA
- a CDS encoding 5'-nucleotidase, lipoprotein e(P4) family, translated as MKKSVLPVLFIALFTACQTSNQTVDYSNNTLYSTLWIQTAAEYEALTYQAYNTAETLLPVALEDSSWTASLEQEDPYFDKPPAIILDLDETAIDNSFYEARGILDQTGFDAVTWNNWVREAEAEAIKGAVELTNAANDLGIAVYYITNRDAEVQPYTEQNLVELGFPVEEGSVMSNGGQPDWTSAKVNRRKRVTENFRVLMLFGDDLNDFVPARGISIDERKALAEQYSDHWGVKWFVLPNPNYGSWERALYTGDEQSEEEIQQTRLNLLKDKRN; from the coding sequence ATGAAAAAAAGTGTACTGCCAGTTCTATTCATCGCCCTGTTTACGGCTTGTCAAACCTCAAACCAGACCGTAGATTATTCCAACAATACCCTCTACTCCACTCTTTGGATTCAGACGGCCGCAGAGTACGAAGCTCTAACGTATCAGGCGTACAATACGGCTGAAACACTTCTTCCGGTTGCTCTTGAAGATTCTTCATGGACGGCTTCTTTGGAACAGGAAGATCCCTATTTCGACAAACCACCGGCCATTATTCTGGACCTGGATGAGACCGCCATCGATAACTCTTTTTACGAAGCGAGGGGTATTTTGGATCAAACCGGATTTGACGCCGTAACGTGGAACAACTGGGTGCGGGAGGCCGAAGCTGAAGCAATAAAAGGAGCTGTGGAGCTTACGAATGCCGCAAATGATCTTGGAATTGCCGTTTACTATATCACCAATCGGGATGCAGAAGTTCAGCCCTATACGGAGCAAAATTTAGTTGAGTTGGGCTTCCCTGTTGAAGAAGGTTCGGTAATGAGCAATGGCGGCCAACCCGACTGGACATCAGCAAAAGTAAACAGAAGAAAAAGGGTTACTGAAAATTTCAGGGTTTTGATGCTTTTTGGCGATGATCTGAATGATTTTGTGCCGGCGCGCGGAATTTCTATTGACGAACGAAAAGCACTAGCTGAGCAATATTCGGATCACTGGGGGGTTAAGTGGTTTGTGCTGCCCAACCCAAATTACGGTTCCTGGGAACGGGCTCTCTATACAGGAGATGAACAATCTGAAGAAGAAATACAACAAACCAGGCTCAATCTTCTGAAAGATAAGCGTAATTGA
- a CDS encoding alpha/beta hydrolase family protein gives MKLRVHDRAPNQTSLAKIFSLLIGFTFLLSFSALQAQGVTPEHIAKMKSVSGSVISDDGSHIAYTVSVPADPYEENAGNSNHLYVLDVAEGTTKPYYTSGSVASVQFRPNHNSISFLASRDGDNGRALYELPLDGGEAVQLFSFERNIVSYTWHNDGNHVAFTAFNAAEESESPLPYTADVYEENQTNRIAYITNVTVDDHEPHQLNVDGSIYMVEWSPDGSKLAVSAAPTPEVDDFYMKQQIFIVDYRSRDIIAEINNEGKLGEFKWSPNGEQLALRTAYDINDPTDGRLKIVSAEGGTPENIDEDFDGKYEQIEWTSNNEIHFVASQGTNTMIGSIRPNGSNKNVLFNADAHAISSFSRSANGTISFVASSPEHPNELFTLSRGQNAQPQKVTDHNPWLEEVELGNQEVVRYTARDGEFEIEGMLMYPLGYEDGNRVPVITVVHGGPEAHYSNGWLTGYSSPGQMATAKGYAVFYPNYRGSTGRGVEFAYSSQGDLAGKEFDDVVDGVDYLIDQGIADGDRVGVTGGSYGGYASAWMSTYYSDRFAASVMFVGISNNLSKWGTSDIPNELYLVHSRERMWDSDEKWMDYLKRSPIYWVDRAETPTLIMHGANDTRVHPAQSLELYRHLKVRKPDVPVRLVWYPGEGHGNSRSASKFDYNHRMLEWFDAYLMTGDASAEMPHWDAPIPTHD, from the coding sequence ATGAAGTTGAGAGTACATGATAGAGCTCCCAATCAGACAAGTTTGGCTAAAATTTTCAGCCTGCTGATTGGGTTTACATTTTTACTTTCATTTTCGGCATTACAGGCTCAGGGCGTAACCCCGGAGCATATTGCCAAAATGAAATCCGTTTCCGGATCGGTTATTTCCGATGATGGCAGTCATATCGCCTACACCGTGAGCGTACCGGCCGATCCATACGAAGAGAATGCCGGCAACAGCAATCATCTCTACGTATTAGATGTAGCCGAGGGCACCACCAAGCCTTATTACACATCCGGTTCGGTAGCATCCGTACAGTTCAGACCTAATCATAACAGTATCTCGTTCCTGGCCAGCCGCGACGGAGATAACGGCCGGGCACTGTATGAGCTGCCGCTGGATGGAGGAGAAGCTGTGCAGCTTTTCAGTTTTGAGCGCAATATTGTTTCCTATACCTGGCACAACGATGGAAATCACGTAGCCTTTACCGCTTTTAATGCTGCTGAGGAATCGGAATCTCCGCTGCCGTACACAGCCGATGTGTATGAAGAGAATCAAACCAATCGAATAGCATACATTACCAATGTAACTGTTGATGACCATGAACCTCATCAGCTGAATGTAGACGGCTCCATCTACATGGTTGAGTGGAGTCCGGACGGAAGCAAGCTGGCCGTATCTGCAGCGCCAACTCCCGAGGTGGATGACTTCTACATGAAGCAGCAAATTTTTATCGTAGACTACCGCTCCCGAGATATTATTGCAGAGATAAACAATGAAGGGAAACTTGGCGAGTTCAAGTGGAGCCCGAACGGTGAGCAGCTGGCCTTGAGAACCGCCTACGATATCAACGACCCGACGGACGGGCGCCTTAAAATTGTATCTGCCGAAGGAGGAACTCCCGAGAACATTGATGAAGATTTTGATGGAAAGTATGAGCAGATCGAGTGGACATCCAACAACGAAATCCACTTTGTTGCCAGCCAGGGCACCAACACCATGATTGGTTCCATCCGTCCGAACGGATCCAACAAGAACGTGCTTTTTAATGCCGATGCACATGCTATTTCCTCATTTTCTCGATCCGCAAACGGAACCATCTCTTTTGTAGCCAGCTCACCGGAGCACCCGAATGAACTGTTTACACTAAGCCGCGGACAAAATGCACAGCCGCAAAAAGTAACCGACCACAATCCGTGGCTCGAAGAGGTTGAACTGGGCAACCAGGAAGTTGTTCGATACACTGCCCGCGACGGTGAATTTGAAATAGAAGGAATGCTGATGTACCCGCTTGGCTATGAAGATGGAAATCGCGTTCCCGTCATCACGGTTGTTCACGGTGGACCGGAAGCACATTACAGCAATGGCTGGCTGACCGGCTACTCCAGTCCGGGACAGATGGCTACCGCAAAAGGATATGCCGTTTTTTATCCGAACTATCGCGGAAGCACCGGACGCGGCGTTGAATTTGCCTACAGCAGCCAGGGTGATCTTGCCGGAAAAGAGTTTGATGATGTAGTGGACGGCGTAGACTACCTGATTGACCAGGGAATTGCCGATGGCGACCGAGTTGGTGTTACCGGCGGATCTTACGGCGGATACGCTTCTGCCTGGATGAGCACCTACTATAGCGACCGCTTTGCCGCATCCGTAATGTTTGTGGGAATCAGCAACAACCTCTCAAAATGGGGAACCAGCGACATTCCGAATGAACTCTACCTGGTTCACTCACGCGAGCGCATGTGGGACTCTGATGAGAAATGGATGGACTACCTGAAACGAAGCCCGATCTACTGGGTTGACCGAGCGGAAACTCCAACACTGATTATGCACGGCGCCAACGATACACGTGTACATCCTGCACAGTCGCTCGAGCTTTATCGACATCTGAAAGTTCGCAAACCGGATGTACCGGTTCGCCTGGTCTGGTACCCCGGTGAAGGACACGGCAACAGTCGATCAGCTTCCAAATTCGACTATAACCACCGAATGCTGGAATGGTTTGATGCCTACCTGATGACGGGCGATGCATCCGCGGAAATGCCGCACTGGGATGCGCCAATTCCAACACACGACTGA
- a CDS encoding integron integrase has protein sequence MGKHKLLDRVKREIRRRNYSYSTEQSYCQWVIRYVRYHNLTHPRDLGNRDIVKYLNYLANECNLAASTQNQALSALIFLYEHVLKIPVGELNNLKRAKKPKRLPVVLSKEQALATINELDGVNQLVMELIYGAGLRVSEALSLRVQDIDFDYRQLTVWNGKGRKDRITMLPERVIPKLKIHIEKVRRLHRSDLRKGFGKTILPNALSKKYPGAESEFIWQYLFPSRYRRKEPRSGVRHRYHISARNIRRELSRISKKLNIPKRVTPHTFRHSFATHLLQGGYDIRTVQDLLGHKSLNTTSIYLHVLNRGGHGVKSPLDEK, from the coding sequence ATGGGTAAACATAAACTGTTAGACAGAGTTAAAAGAGAAATCAGAAGACGAAACTATAGTTATAGCACGGAACAATCATATTGTCAGTGGGTCATTCGATATGTTCGGTATCACAACCTTACTCATCCCCGCGATTTGGGAAACCGTGATATTGTGAAATATCTGAACTACCTGGCTAATGAATGCAACTTAGCCGCATCAACTCAAAATCAGGCGCTTTCAGCTCTCATTTTTCTCTATGAACATGTGCTGAAAATTCCAGTCGGAGAACTGAATAATCTGAAGAGGGCAAAAAAACCGAAGAGACTTCCTGTCGTTCTTTCTAAAGAACAAGCCCTTGCGACTATCAATGAACTGGATGGCGTTAACCAATTGGTTATGGAACTTATTTACGGTGCCGGGTTACGTGTATCTGAGGCGCTTAGCCTTAGAGTTCAGGATATTGATTTTGACTACCGTCAATTAACAGTTTGGAATGGAAAAGGCAGGAAAGATCGTATTACGATGCTGCCTGAAAGGGTAATACCAAAACTAAAAATTCATATCGAGAAAGTGAGACGACTTCATCGGTCAGATTTGAGAAAAGGTTTTGGGAAGACGATTCTGCCGAATGCCCTGTCAAAAAAGTATCCCGGGGCCGAAAGCGAATTTATATGGCAATATCTTTTCCCGTCCAGATACAGGCGAAAAGAACCTCGCTCCGGTGTTAGGCATCGATACCATATTTCGGCAAGAAATATTAGGCGTGAGCTGAGCCGGATTTCAAAAAAGCTGAATATTCCGAAACGCGTAACCCCTCATACATTTCGTCATTCTTTTGCTACGCATTTACTTCAGGGTGGATATGATATTAGAACAGTACAAGATCTTTTAGGTCACAAAAGTCTCAATACAACCTCTATTTACCTACATGTGCTCAATAGGGGTGGACATGGTGTAAAAAGCCCGTTGGACGAAAAGTGA